A region from the Mycoplasmopsis phocirhinis genome encodes:
- the ruvX gene encoding Holliday junction resolvase RuvX, whose amino-acid sequence MRKLAFDLGTKTCGFAITDSLEIAPNALETIYFELEDFDFVFNKVAQYLNIYSDINGFVVGYPLRSNGDKSERTIMCENFATKLKNKFNLDTFLVNEYGSTIKAQNTLKSAKLSSKKRKNFKDTLAAVIILQDYLEYGGHKI is encoded by the coding sequence ATGCGTAAATTAGCCTTTGATTTAGGAACTAAAACGTGTGGTTTTGCTATTACTGATTCACTTGAAATTGCTCCTAATGCTTTAGAAACAATTTATTTTGAACTTGAAGATTTTGATTTTGTTTTTAATAAAGTTGCCCAATACTTAAATATTTATAGTGATATCAATGGTTTTGTTGTTGGTTATCCTTTGCGTAGTAATGGCGATAAAAGTGAGCGCACAATTATGTGTGAGAATTTTGCGACAAAATTAAAAAATAAATTTAATCTTGATACTTTTTTAGTTAATGAATATGGCAGTACAATCAAAGCTCAAAACACACTTAAAAGTGCCAAATTAAGCTCTAAAAAACGCAAAAATTTTAAAGATACACTTGCCGCTGTTATTATTTTGCAAGATTATTTAGAATATGGTGGGCATAAAATCTAA
- a CDS encoding deoxynucleoside kinase, with the protein MLIGISGMIGSGKSVLSKKLMQYYPSSMMLQEFEENDEVFNQFLEWLYKKTPNLTIGFQSFVVENHTSKLADLFIKFNELGKKHNNDHIFLDRFSIEHYIFASVNLANKSSKYMKAYDALFSNLITEDETPDLAIYLDVSFETFKKRLFDRGREVEIKNYAINEQYFKQLHCVYKQIFIEQANKYAMNYIILDTNNMSEDEVFKQAIKIIDNFEFNKMKRFYQ; encoded by the coding sequence ATGTTAATAGGAATTAGTGGAATGATTGGGAGTGGTAAAAGTGTATTAAGTAAAAAATTAATGCAATATTATCCTAGTTCAATGATGTTACAAGAATTTGAAGAGAATGATGAAGTTTTTAATCAGTTTCTTGAATGATTATACAAAAAAACACCAAATTTAACGATTGGCTTTCAATCATTTGTGGTTGAAAACCATACTTCAAAATTGGCAGATTTATTTATTAAATTTAACGAGTTAGGAAAAAAACATAATAACGATCATATTTTTTTAGATCGTTTCAGTATTGAACATTATATCTTTGCGAGTGTTAATTTAGCTAATAAAAGTTCAAAGTATATGAAAGCATATGACGCTTTATTTTCAAATTTAATTACCGAAGATGAAACCCCTGATTTAGCAATTTATTTGGATGTTAGTTTTGAAACTTTTAAAAAACGCTTATTTGATCGGGGTCGTGAAGTTGAAATAAAAAATTATGCTATTAATGAGCAATATTTTAAACAGTTACATTGTGTTTATAAACAAATTTTCATTGAACAGGCAAACAAATACGCAATGAATTATATAATTCTTGATACTAATAATATGAGTGAAGATGAAGTTTTTAAGCAAGCAATCAAAATTATTGATAATTTTGAATTTAATAAAATGAAACGGTTTTATCAATAA
- a CDS encoding deoxynucleoside kinase, with protein MVIGISGMIACGKSTLAKALTQHYTGSILLEEFAQDDEVFNTFLNWFYQQKPNINIGFQSYIIESLSVNFSQTIEKFKKSQLDWNKNHIFLDRFNLEHYIFAVLNLKHKPKKYLIAFDAMFQQLIDKNENPDLAIFIDIDFETFKHRIMQRGRKSEIDNYKINEQYFKELHALYKDLFVHLMHSFRVDYVVINANDKNQYQILGEAIEIIDNFKFKKNKDTVG; from the coding sequence ATGGTTATTGGTATTAGTGGAATGATTGCTTGTGGTAAAAGCACACTCGCCAAAGCACTAACTCAACATTATACCGGTTCAATATTGCTGGAAGAATTTGCACAAGATGATGAAGTTTTCAACACTTTTTTAAACTGATTTTATCAACAAAAACCAAATATTAATATTGGTTTTCAATCTTATATTATTGAATCTTTATCAGTTAATTTTTCTCAAACTATTGAAAAATTTAAAAAAAGTCAATTAGATTGAAATAAAAATCATATTTTTTTAGACAGATTTAATCTTGAGCATTACATTTTTGCTGTTTTAAATTTAAAACATAAACCAAAAAAATATTTGATTGCTTTTGATGCGATGTTTCAACAACTTATTGATAAAAATGAAAATCCTGATTTAGCGATTTTTATTGATATAGATTTTGAAACATTTAAACACCGTATAATGCAACGTGGGCGCAAAAGTGAAATTGATAATTATAAAATTAATGAGCAATATTTTAAAGAATTACATGCTTTATATAAAGATTTATTTGTGCATTTAATGCACTCATTTCGTGTTGATTATGTTGTAATAAACGCCAATGATAAAAATCAATACCAAATTCTAGGTGAAGCAATTGAAATTATTGATAATTTTAAATTTAAAAAAAATAAAGATACTGTGGGGTAA
- a CDS encoding BC85_0335 family putative methyltransferase, whose translation MLSAKINIPDWLRWTLFASIFVVAFIGVGAHFWSRIKVRKIKQKYQSEEDKKNQQKLQQLRGEDLGTLPYDLKKFFASKSDDYDVENLINTVFLNNSQEVLFVSAYLEFELATILIKTNANVSIIKQNLDINLWNNAVLNFPQYFSKKINIKTYNEFKQHKFNLIFASNLSQSNLDLFEQFYSMLQDNAMLIIRQDKQKNSDLKNLVSTLKLSGITYEVSSIKSQFIYIVKRQNN comes from the coding sequence ATGTTATCGGCCAAAATTAATATTCCAGATTGATTGCGTTGAACATTATTTGCCTCGATATTTGTTGTCGCTTTTATTGGCGTTGGCGCTCATTTTTGGTCGCGTATAAAAGTGCGTAAAATTAAACAAAAATACCAAAGTGAAGAGGATAAAAAAAACCAACAAAAACTACAACAATTGCGAGGCGAAGATTTAGGTACTTTACCCTACGATTTAAAAAAATTTTTCGCTAGTAAAAGCGATGATTACGATGTTGAAAATTTAATAAATACCGTTTTTTTAAATAATTCTCAAGAAGTTTTATTCGTTTCGGCATATTTAGAATTTGAATTGGCAACGATATTAATTAAAACTAACGCAAACGTATCGATTATTAAGCAAAATTTAGACATAAATTTATGAAATAATGCCGTGCTTAATTTTCCTCAATATTTTAGTAAAAAAATTAATATTAAAACTTACAATGAATTCAAACAACATAAATTTAATTTAATATTTGCGTCGAATTTAAGCCAATCTAATCTAGATTTATTTGAACAATTTTATTCAATGTTGCAAGATAATGCGATGTTAATTATTCGGCAAGATAAACAAAAAAATAGTGATCTTAAAAATCTAGTTTCTACTTTAAAATTATCTGGTATCACCTACGAAGTTTCCTCGATTAAATCACAATTTATTTACATTGTTAAACGACAAAATAATTAG
- the hpt gene encoding hypoxanthine phosphoribosyltransferase: MDKRFIKILYTREEIEDKIKQMAKWVNQTYANSTNLLLVGLLKGAVPFMAQLIKDISVENEMAFMIASSYDGGTSSTGNVKIIMDIETDIEGRDVLVVEDIIDSGITLHKISTMLKNRNPKSYRIITLLDKPDNRKVDLKPDKAAFSVPDAFLVGYGLDYKEKFRGIPFIGIFDPSKK; encoded by the coding sequence ATGGATAAAAGATTTATAAAAATACTTTATACTCGTGAAGAAATTGAGGATAAGATTAAGCAAATGGCAAAATGAGTTAATCAAACTTATGCTAATTCAACTAATTTATTGTTAGTTGGTTTATTAAAAGGAGCAGTTCCTTTTATGGCTCAATTAATTAAAGACATTAGTGTTGAAAACGAAATGGCATTTATGATTGCTTCAAGTTACGACGGTGGCACTTCATCAACAGGTAATGTTAAAATTATTATGGATATTGAAACTGATATTGAAGGTCGAGATGTTTTAGTGGTCGAAGATATTATTGATTCAGGTATTACTTTACATAAAATCAGCACAATGTTAAAAAATAGAAACCCTAAATCTTATCGCATAATTACCTTGCTAGATAAACCTGATAATCGCAAAGTAGATCTTAAACCTGATAAGGCTGCTTTTAGTGTTCCCGATGCATTTTTAGTTGGATATGGTTTAGATTATAAGGAAAAATTTCGTGGCATACCTTTTATTGGAATTTTTGATCCAAGTAAAAAATAA
- the greA gene encoding transcription elongation factor GreA, whose protein sequence is MSNKKEEKIFLAQETLDKYKNEYFELVNTKRLEVQQALKEARAQGDLSENAEYDAARELQGIVEGRIRELEAIIERAEVITNSEIKGATKIGIGATVTYEKEDTKELREVTIMGIHDSDPLNGKISNESALALALADGKIGQIVEVDATIKYNIKIINVEYK, encoded by the coding sequence ATGTCAAACAAAAAAGAAGAAAAAATTTTTCTAGCACAAGAAACTTTAGATAAATATAAAAATGAATATTTTGAACTAGTTAATACTAAAAGATTGGAAGTGCAACAAGCACTTAAAGAAGCTCGAGCTCAAGGTGATCTTTCCGAAAATGCTGAATATGATGCTGCCAGAGAATTACAAGGTATTGTTGAAGGTAGAATTCGTGAATTAGAAGCTATTATTGAACGAGCTGAGGTGATTACAAATTCCGAAATTAAAGGTGCGACAAAAATTGGTATAGGTGCAACTGTAACTTACGAAAAAGAAGATACTAAAGAATTGCGCGAAGTGACAATTATGGGTATTCATGATAGCGATCCGCTTAATGGCAAAATTTCTAACGAATCGGCATTAGCGCTAGCTCTAGCAGATGGCAAAATTGGTCAAATAGTTGAAGTTGATGCGACAATAAAATATAACATCAAAATCATAAATGTCGAATATAAGTAA